A region of bacterium DNA encodes the following proteins:
- a CDS encoding polysaccharide biosynthesis tyrosine autokinase, with amino-acid sequence MSFQESQNRFSEYFRVLFRGRWIIIGCFFAVVAATTYLTYRMQPVYTASASMLILDVDPVDASILNTEPLPYRKTRNLNETELLRSRRIAEDVLRSLADSPYRSELEIMREVDMEGNTITFDDRVRMLRFNTSVENLKDTDILRVSVRAHSAFEAAFLANAIAEEYYRYKLRSARGEVSEIRQFLEQQLEVVRDQLSQSEELERSYKESRGVAALDEESRNLVTQSADMHALYNATESDLNAELRRKDYLKSQLEDVRGALVEDMTNVTSPIIETLQREIADKQSRLASLVSNPGPGTDVTIQALENEIETIKGKLVEEVRKIAGSGGSIQPLKTSQELFDNILKSEVEIKALTARAEALRAAISNIDYQLEQLPEKTLVLARLTRDRKLNEELYLILNEKYEEARISEAAKSAGVEIVDTAKPPEEPVKPRKKLNILFGMLFGLALGVGITLLIDLLDDTIKTPEELERMGLTPLGTIPVVNVDEIRRRMKRKGKSLTRADEVRLESKMITKFSPKSPISEAYRSLRTNIQFSDIDNPKRVILMTSSATKEGKSTTCVNLATTFAQMGSRVLLVDSDLRRPTLHNFFNVDRMYGLTNVLIGSLSFNDVIKRTEVENLDLITAGDIPPNPAEMVGSERMKAFLDEARARYDIVLLDSPPVVAVTDAAILTTRADATIVVVSSGMTGRSELKRAINLIQNVGSHVLGVVLNGLDIKKMYGSYYYYFHYYQYYYYYGSESGAKKKKRKVSRDHSTQRSSSDVSEMT; translated from the coding sequence TTGAGTTTTCAGGAATCCCAGAATCGATTCTCCGAGTATTTCCGCGTCTTGTTCCGTGGCCGCTGGATTATCATTGGCTGCTTTTTTGCGGTCGTCGCCGCAACGACATACCTGACGTATCGAATGCAGCCCGTATACACTGCATCGGCAAGCATGCTGATTCTGGATGTGGATCCGGTAGACGCGTCAATACTCAATACTGAGCCGCTTCCATATCGAAAGACGAGAAACTTGAATGAGACGGAGTTGCTGCGCAGCAGGCGCATAGCCGAGGATGTGCTTCGCTCGCTGGCAGACTCTCCGTATCGCAGCGAACTCGAAATCATGCGGGAAGTTGATATGGAAGGGAACACGATAACTTTTGATGATCGTGTTCGAATGCTGAGGTTTAATACCAGTGTGGAGAACTTGAAGGATACCGACATTCTACGTGTATCGGTTCGAGCGCACTCCGCCTTTGAAGCGGCATTCCTTGCCAATGCGATTGCTGAAGAGTATTATCGTTACAAATTACGTAGTGCTCGTGGTGAAGTCTCCGAAATTAGGCAGTTTCTTGAGCAGCAGCTTGAAGTCGTTCGCGATCAGCTTTCCCAGTCCGAGGAACTGGAGCGATCGTATAAAGAGAGTCGTGGCGTCGCCGCCTTGGACGAGGAATCAAGAAACTTGGTCACGCAGTCCGCGGATATGCATGCTTTGTACAACGCCACTGAGAGTGACCTGAATGCCGAGCTTCGAAGAAAAGACTATCTGAAAAGTCAGCTTGAGGATGTTCGCGGGGCGTTGGTCGAGGACATGACTAACGTCACAAGCCCGATTATTGAAACGCTTCAACGGGAAATTGCAGACAAGCAAAGCCGTCTCGCTTCGCTCGTGTCCAATCCAGGGCCGGGCACCGATGTTACCATTCAGGCTCTCGAGAACGAGATCGAGACGATCAAAGGCAAACTCGTTGAGGAAGTTCGCAAGATTGCCGGATCTGGCGGGTCAATTCAGCCGCTGAAGACATCGCAGGAGCTCTTTGACAATATTCTGAAGAGCGAAGTTGAGATTAAAGCGCTGACGGCCCGGGCCGAAGCACTTCGCGCTGCAATTTCGAACATTGACTACCAGCTTGAGCAATTGCCCGAAAAGACTCTCGTGCTGGCTCGGCTGACCCGTGACCGAAAGCTTAACGAAGAATTATATTTGATTCTTAACGAGAAGTATGAGGAAGCGCGTATCAGCGAGGCAGCTAAGTCTGCAGGTGTAGAGATCGTGGATACTGCCAAGCCGCCGGAAGAGCCGGTTAAGCCGCGCAAGAAACTCAACATTCTCTTCGGGATGCTCTTTGGTCTCGCGCTCGGAGTTGGCATAACGTTGCTGATCGATCTTCTGGATGATACAATTAAGACGCCTGAAGAGCTTGAGCGAATGGGCTTGACTCCGCTTGGAACGATACCTGTAGTGAACGTTGACGAGATTCGCCGTCGCATGAAGCGCAAAGGCAAGTCTTTGACGAGAGCCGACGAAGTTCGGTTAGAGTCGAAGATGATCACAAAGTTCTCGCCGAAGTCGCCAATCAGCGAAGCTTACAGGAGTTTGCGGACCAACATTCAGTTTTCCGATATAGACAACCCGAAACGTGTGATATTGATGACGTCGTCGGCGACGAAGGAAGGAAAGTCCACAACCTGCGTCAATTTGGCGACGACGTTTGCGCAAATGGGATCTCGTGTTCTGCTTGTTGACAGCGACCTGCGCAGGCCGACGCTGCACAATTTCTTCAATGTTGACAGGATGTATGGCCTCACGAACGTATTGATAGGATCCTTGTCATTCAACGATGTGATCAAGCGTACGGAGGTTGAGAATCTGGATTTGATTACGGCAGGCGATATTCCTCCAAATCCTGCCGAAATGGTTGGTTCAGAGCGTATGAAGGCATTTCTGGATGAGGCGCGCGCGCGGTACGATATTGTGCTGCTGGATAGCCCCCCCGTCGTCGCTGTTACTGATGCAGCAATTTTGACCACACGTGCCGACGCGACTATCGTTGTCGTAAGTTCCGGGATGACTGGTCGTTCCGAGTTGAAGCGGGCGATCAACCTGATTCAGAATGTTGGTTCACATGTTTTGGGCGTGGTGTTGAATGGACTGGACATTAAGAAGATGTACGGGTCCTATTATTACTACTTCCACTATTACCAGTATTATTACTACTACGGTTCAGAATCCGGAGCAAAGAAGAAAAAGCGCAAAGTATCGCGGGATCACAGCACGCAGCGCTCTTCTTCTGATGTTTCCGAGATGACCTGA
- the ispE gene encoding 4-(cytidine 5'-diphospho)-2-C-methyl-D-erythritol kinase produces the protein MTPPFTLSYPDYTELSDGFALRSPAKVNLSLRVLGKREDGYHELETVFQELDWYDELEFRQSREFTVRTEGADLPSDDSNLVVRAARLLARAGSLPLTGSVVLHKRLPIQGGVGGGSSNAAIALIGLNHLWGLSWPLSSLMPLARELGADCPFFLTGGLARANGRGDIVTPLEGRAEGVFLLVTPPYGSSTAHVFAEFQQRLTEVEKNVIFSPLQLAEKGGVYPETSPLNDLEIIVFHKVPALRLIRDQLLEAGARYALLSGSGSTVFGVFESQEQASEAAHKLAREKVRVTMSRAVARTRKTLG, from the coding sequence ATGACGCCCCCGTTCACACTGTCGTATCCTGATTACACGGAACTCTCAGATGGCTTTGCTCTGAGATCGCCTGCAAAAGTCAACCTTTCGCTGCGCGTGCTCGGCAAGCGGGAAGACGGTTACCACGAGCTGGAGACAGTTTTTCAGGAGTTGGACTGGTACGACGAGCTCGAATTCCGCCAGTCGCGTGAGTTCACCGTCAGAACGGAGGGCGCAGATCTGCCCTCAGACGATTCAAATCTTGTGGTTCGGGCTGCGCGGCTGCTTGCGAGGGCTGGATCGTTGCCTTTGACGGGGTCAGTAGTGCTCCATAAGCGCCTCCCAATCCAGGGTGGGGTGGGAGGCGGGTCGTCTAATGCCGCCATAGCTCTTATCGGTCTGAATCACCTTTGGGGACTTTCTTGGCCACTCTCAAGCCTGATGCCTCTTGCTCGGGAGCTTGGAGCGGACTGCCCGTTCTTCCTGACAGGCGGGCTGGCAAGGGCAAATGGACGGGGAGATATTGTCACACCACTGGAAGGGCGCGCTGAAGGAGTGTTCCTTCTCGTCACACCCCCCTACGGTTCGTCAACAGCCCACGTCTTCGCCGAGTTTCAGCAGCGCTTGACAGAAGTGGAGAAGAATGTTATATTTAGTCCTCTGCAGCTTGCCGAAAAGGGCGGGGTATACCCTGAAACATCCCCTCTTAACGATTTGGAAATTATAGTTTTCCACAAGGTTCCGGCACTCCGGCTAATCCGAGACCAGCTTCTTGAGGCGGGGGCAAGGTACGCCCTGCTCTCGGGAAGCGGCTCTACCGTTTTCGGGGTTTTTGAAAGCCAAGAACAGGCAAGTGAGGCTGCTCACAAACTTGCCCGTGAGAAAGTGCGTGTCACGATGAGCCGCGCCGTGGCTCGCACTCGAAAGACATTGGGATAG
- a CDS encoding flippase-like domain-containing protein: MNKKLTRILVSLGISGFFLFLTAFKPKFGDLLTGKMGIAEALFGYPRFNLAELGSAIAHAEWKYILIAGVFFFTTLFIRAWRWQLTLNTLTSIRLVPTFGTMTIGYMANNLLPMRLGEVYRAQVVNQLTGMSRSAAFGTIVAERLIDLVYMVPYIGAALIIYPLPDRLRSAAYLLSAAAFVLGGFCVWLGVDRTRALKWTGKVLSVLPSRLGSKILTVLSTFSAGLGVMGRRELAWKLAISSLVLWAMYAIMVYLVMAAVRLTGPEYPLIYKDVVGSVLVMLVVTTIGFVIPGAPGAVGTYHGVAVLGLSLFQVPGDRAAAFAVLLHALNYLPLTIMGLAFFWKYGLSFQTPVDVDHQSAGVTEVRTVSGSSP, from the coding sequence ATGAATAAGAAACTAACTCGGATTCTGGTCAGCCTCGGCATCAGTGGATTCTTTCTCTTTCTGACGGCATTCAAGCCGAAGTTCGGGGATCTGTTGACAGGAAAGATGGGGATTGCCGAAGCGCTCTTTGGCTACCCTCGGTTCAACCTTGCTGAGTTAGGTAGCGCAATAGCTCATGCGGAGTGGAAGTATATCCTCATCGCGGGGGTGTTCTTTTTTACGACGCTTTTTATCCGTGCTTGGCGTTGGCAGCTGACCTTGAATACATTGACGAGCATAAGGTTGGTTCCGACTTTTGGCACGATGACGATTGGCTACATGGCAAACAATCTTCTTCCAATGCGACTGGGGGAAGTCTACCGCGCGCAAGTCGTCAATCAATTGACCGGCATGTCACGGTCGGCAGCTTTTGGAACGATTGTCGCCGAGAGACTGATTGATCTTGTGTACATGGTGCCATATATTGGCGCCGCACTGATTATTTATCCGCTCCCTGATAGATTGCGGAGTGCTGCGTACTTACTGTCGGCCGCCGCGTTTGTTCTGGGTGGATTCTGTGTGTGGCTGGGAGTTGACCGCACTCGCGCACTGAAGTGGACAGGCAAAGTGCTGAGCGTTCTGCCTTCAAGACTTGGCAGCAAGATTCTCACTGTTCTTTCCACGTTCAGTGCTGGTTTGGGCGTGATGGGGCGGAGGGAGTTAGCATGGAAGCTTGCGATTTCTTCACTGGTGCTATGGGCGATGTACGCAATCATGGTTTATCTGGTGATGGCGGCTGTCAGACTGACTGGCCCGGAGTATCCGCTGATCTATAAAGACGTGGTGGGTTCGGTGCTGGTCATGCTGGTAGTCACTACAATCGGGTTTGTAATTCCGGGTGCACCGGGCGCCGTTGGGACGTATCACGGTGTTGCGGTATTGGGACTTAGTCTTTTTCAGGTACCGGGTGACCGCGCAGCGGCGTTTGCCGTCCTGCTTCACGCTTTGAACTACTTGCCGTTGACAATCATGGGACTGGCATTCTTCTGGAAATATGGACTGTCATTTCAGACTCCTGTAGACGTGGATCACCAAAGCGCGGGAGTCACCGAAGTTAGAACCGTTAGCGGTAGTTCGCCTTAA